A section of the Mergibacter septicus genome encodes:
- the orn gene encoding oligoribonuclease — MQLDKQNLIWIDLEMTGLNPNQDRILEIATIVTDKNLTILAEGPVLAIHQSESVLATMNEWCIKTHSANGLVERVRQSRLTERAAELQTLDFLKKYVPKGVSPICGNSIAQDKRFLFNYMPELADYFHYRYLDVSTLKELATRWKPEILSGFTKQNTHLALDDIRESIAELAYYRQHFLQL, encoded by the coding sequence ATGCAATTAGATAAACAAAATCTAATCTGGATTGATCTAGAAATGACAGGATTAAACCCTAATCAGGATCGTATTCTTGAAATAGCAACAATAGTAACAGATAAGAATTTGACGATTTTAGCGGAAGGACCTGTACTTGCGATTCATCAATCTGAAAGCGTGTTAGCTACAATGAATGAATGGTGTATAAAAACACATAGTGCTAATGGTTTAGTTGAACGTGTTCGCCAAAGTCGTTTAACTGAAAGAGCGGCAGAGTTACAAACGTTAGATTTCTTAAAAAAATATGTTCCTAAAGGGGTATCACCAATTTGTGGCAATAGTATTGCTCAAGATAAACGTTTCTTATTTAATTATATGCCAGAACTTGCCGATTATTTTCATTATCGTTATTTAGATGTCAGTACATTAAAAGAGTTAGCGACTCGTTGGAAACCAGAGATTTTATCTGGTTTTACTAAACAAAATACACATTTAGCATTAGATGATATTCGTGAATCTATTGCTGAGTTAGCCTATTATCGTCAACATTTCTTGCAATTATAG
- a CDS encoding YtfJ family protein: MQQFIYFAMLLVVSVFSISVSAHNLMVGQPPKEIRKVVDGEVLLTSEKIIYRPWDSFDLSGKVRIVQHFAARSSAKALNDQLINAITAAHFPQDRYQTTTIVNLDDAIWGTTGFARSKTENGKRTAPHSQVIIDNDGRVKAAWGLQAKTAMTMVLDRKGRIRFIKEGKLTPSEVEEIIAMVKQQITHP; the protein is encoded by the coding sequence ATGCAACAATTTATTTATTTTGCGATGCTGTTGGTGGTGTCTGTATTCTCTATCAGTGTATCTGCTCATAATTTAATGGTGGGGCAGCCGCCTAAAGAGATACGAAAGGTTGTAGATGGTGAAGTATTATTGACATCGGAAAAAATTATCTATCGTCCGTGGGATAGCTTTGATTTAAGTGGAAAGGTACGCATTGTTCAGCATTTTGCTGCTCGTAGTTCGGCAAAAGCATTAAATGATCAGCTTATTAATGCCATTACTGCAGCACATTTTCCTCAAGATCGGTATCAAACAACAACGATTGTTAATCTTGATGATGCTATTTGGGGAACAACAGGTTTTGCACGCAGTAAAACTGAAAATGGGAAAAGAACAGCCCCTCATTCTCAAGTGATTATTGACAATGACGGTAGAGTCAAAGCAGCGTGGGGGTTACAAGCGAAAACGGCAATGACAATGGTTTTGGATCGTAAAGGGCGAATTCGTTTTATCAAAGAAGGAAAATTAACTCCATCTGAGGTAGAAGAGATCATCGCTATGGTGAAGCAACAAATTACCCACCCTTAA
- a CDS encoding ABC transporter ATP-binding protein, which yields MAILTLSKAYLSFSDHPLLDHTDFSIEAGERVCLVGRNGAGKSTLMKILGGEMGLDDGRVILEKEIVVSRLEQDPPRDVAGTVFDYVAEGIQDLADLLKEYHHLSVRLERDYSETLLNQLAHIQAKLDHLNGWQSENRIRQVLAKLQLEPDILLSELSGGWQRKAALARALVCKPDILLLDEPTNHLDVEAIAWLEEFLLTFDGSIIFISHDRAFIRKMATRIVDLDRGKLVSYPGDYALYLETKAENLRVEALQNELFDKRLAQEEIWIRKGIEARRTRNEGRVRALKAMREERKQRRDLVGKAKIQLDNSVRSGKIVFELENVNYQIEDKILIKDFTTTIMRGDKIALVGANGCGKTTLIKLLLGELQPTSGKVSCGTKLEIAYFDQYRAELDPEKSVMDNVADGKQDVEVNGIKRHVLGYLQDFLFPPKRAMTPVKALSGGERNRLLLAKLLLKPNNLLILDEPTNDLDVETLELLEELLTEYQGTLIIVSHDRQFIDNTATECIIFEGEGVLNEYVGGYHEAKQQQANVLAQRLENQSQQPQKGNQKVVTAIKVKPKQTPPKVKLSYKEQRELEQLPALLEELEQQIAQLQQEVSSPDFFSQPHLYTTEKLQYLAQQEQALEDAFLRWEELEQKRIDGLNGEK from the coding sequence ATGGCAATCTTAACATTAAGCAAAGCGTATCTTTCTTTCAGCGACCACCCATTATTAGATCATACTGATTTTAGTATTGAAGCTGGAGAGCGAGTCTGTCTGGTTGGACGTAATGGGGCGGGCAAATCAACCCTAATGAAGATTCTTGGTGGAGAAATGGGGCTTGATGATGGCAGAGTAATCCTTGAAAAAGAGATTGTAGTTTCTCGGTTAGAACAAGATCCTCCCCGAGATGTAGCTGGTACCGTTTTTGATTATGTTGCTGAAGGAATACAGGATCTGGCTGATTTGTTAAAAGAATATCATCATTTATCAGTCAGATTAGAACGGGATTATAGTGAAACTTTGCTTAATCAATTAGCTCATATACAAGCAAAATTAGATCACCTAAATGGTTGGCAATCTGAGAATCGAATTCGTCAGGTTTTAGCCAAGTTGCAGTTAGAACCTGATATTTTATTATCAGAGTTATCAGGTGGTTGGCAGAGAAAAGCGGCATTAGCTAGAGCATTAGTTTGTAAGCCAGATATTCTTTTGTTAGATGAACCGACCAATCACCTTGATGTTGAAGCGATAGCGTGGTTGGAAGAATTTCTATTAACCTTTGATGGTAGCATTATTTTTATTTCACACGATCGAGCGTTTATTCGCAAAATGGCAACACGAATAGTGGATTTAGATCGTGGTAAATTAGTTTCTTACCCGGGAGATTATGCACTTTATCTTGAGACAAAAGCAGAAAATTTACGTGTTGAAGCCTTACAAAATGAATTGTTTGATAAACGATTAGCCCAAGAAGAAATTTGGATTAGAAAAGGCATTGAAGCTCGCCGAACACGGAATGAAGGGAGAGTTAGAGCTTTAAAGGCAATGCGTGAGGAGAGAAAACAACGCCGAGATCTGGTGGGTAAGGCTAAAATTCAATTAGATAATAGCGTGCGTTCGGGCAAAATTGTCTTTGAATTGGAAAATGTAAATTATCAAATTGAAGATAAAATCTTAATTAAAGATTTCACTACCACCATTATGCGTGGCGATAAAATTGCATTAGTTGGTGCAAATGGGTGTGGAAAAACAACCTTGATTAAATTGCTATTAGGAGAATTACAACCAACTTCAGGTAAAGTGAGTTGTGGGACAAAATTAGAGATAGCTTATTTTGACCAATATCGTGCCGAACTCGATCCTGAAAAGTCGGTGATGGATAATGTTGCTGATGGTAAACAAGATGTTGAAGTCAATGGCATAAAACGCCATGTCCTTGGCTATTTGCAAGATTTTCTTTTCCCACCTAAACGTGCGATGACCCCTGTTAAAGCATTATCTGGTGGAGAAAGAAATAGATTATTACTCGCTAAATTATTATTAAAACCAAATAATCTATTGATTTTAGATGAACCGACTAATGATTTAGATGTTGAAACCTTAGAGTTATTAGAGGAGCTTCTTACCGAGTATCAAGGAACTTTAATTATTGTGAGCCATGATCGCCAATTTATTGATAATACAGCAACCGAATGTATTATTTTTGAAGGGGAAGGTGTGTTAAATGAATATGTTGGTGGCTACCATGAGGCAAAACAGCAACAGGCAAATGTATTAGCACAACGCTTAGAAAATCAATCTCAACAACCACAGAAAGGAAACCAGAAAGTTGTTACAGCAATAAAGGTTAAACCAAAACAAACACCACCTAAGGTAAAATTATCTTACAAAGAACAGCGAGAATTAGAGCAACTTCCTGCGTTACTTGAAGAATTAGAACAACAGATTGCACAATTACAACAAGAGGTTAGCTCGCCAGATTTCTTTAGCCAACCACATCTTTATACCACTGAAAAACTGCAATATCTAGCTCAACAGGAACAAGCTTTAGAGGATGCTTTTTTACGTTGGGAAGAATTAGAGCAGAAGCGAATAGACGGATTAAATGGAGAAAAATAA
- the rsgA gene encoding small ribosomal subunit biogenesis GTPase RsgA gives MAKRRLTQNQQRRINANRQKALMLKKARNQNHNEASKFSDEIDGLFGEAQEGLVVSRHATHADVENHNGEIIRCNIRRTLDSIVVGDLVVWRAANQQLQGVGGVIEARHHRMSELSRPDYYDGLKPIAANIDRIIIVATALPQLSLNIIDRYLVICELIKIEPIIILNKIDLLSPKEREDAQQMLSIYSHIGYQTLSLSAKTGENIPELIQFLANHTAIFVGQSGVGKSSLVNTILPNVNALTGDISSLSGLGQHTTTASRLYHLPQGGKLIDSPGIREFGLWHLEPDQITRGYREFLPYLGTCKFRDCKHAKDPACSIREAVESGKISTIRYQNYHRLIAARSETKSQRHFSI, from the coding sequence TTGGCAAAGCGTAGATTAACCCAAAATCAACAAAGACGAATTAACGCAAATCGACAAAAAGCACTAATGCTAAAAAAAGCAAGAAATCAAAACCATAATGAAGCCAGCAAGTTCTCTGATGAAATAGATGGTCTCTTTGGTGAAGCACAAGAAGGGCTAGTTGTTAGTCGGCATGCAACCCACGCAGATGTTGAAAATCACAATGGGGAAATTATACGTTGTAATATTAGACGCACACTAGATAGTATTGTTGTCGGGGATCTGGTGGTATGGCGTGCTGCCAATCAACAATTACAAGGGGTTGGTGGTGTCATTGAAGCAAGACATCATCGAATGAGTGAATTAAGTCGCCCAGATTATTATGATGGATTAAAACCTATTGCAGCAAATATCGATCGTATTATTATTGTTGCTACCGCTTTGCCTCAATTATCTCTCAATATTATTGACCGTTATTTAGTTATCTGTGAATTAATCAAGATTGAACCGATTATTATTTTAAATAAAATCGATCTTCTCTCACCAAAAGAACGAGAAGATGCTCAACAAATGTTATCAATTTATAGCCATATTGGTTATCAAACCCTCTCTCTTTCAGCTAAAACAGGGGAAAATATTCCTGAATTAATTCAATTCTTAGCCAATCACACCGCTATTTTTGTTGGGCAATCGGGGGTAGGTAAATCTAGTTTAGTCAATACTATTCTCCCTAATGTAAACGCCTTAACTGGAGATATAAGCTCTCTTTCTGGTTTAGGACAGCATACCACTACCGCTTCACGTTTATATCATTTACCCCAAGGTGGAAAATTAATTGATTCTCCGGGTATCAGAGAATTTGGATTATGGCATTTAGAACCTGATCAAATCACTCGAGGCTATCGAGAATTTCTCCCTTACTTAGGAACTTGTAAATTTAGAGATTGCAAACACGCTAAAGATCCAGCCTGTTCAATTAGAGAAGCCGTTGAAAGTGGTAAAATCAGCACAATACGATATCAAAATTACCACCGTTTAATTGCAGCAAGATCAGAAACAAAATCTCAACGCCATTTCTCCATCTGA
- the rlmKL gene encoding bifunctional 23S rRNA (guanine(2069)-N(7))-methyltransferase RlmK/23S rRNA (guanine(2445)-N(2))-methyltransferase RlmL — translation MKSLFATTARGFEELLKTELTQLGATECCIAQGGVHFKASDEVLYKSLLWSRLSSRILLPLVKTKVFTDLDLYTAVVNFNWQQHFDANSTFLVDFNGTNRQIRHTQYGAMRVKDGIVDHFERQGVARPNVDRHYPDIRIHVYLQRDDAVISLDLSGEALHLRGYRQDTGAAPLRETLAAAIIVRSGWQLGTPLVDPMCGSGTLLIEAAQMEAKIAPQLQRVHWGFNHWKGHNQSVWQQVKQEAEQLADSRFSTNPQPHFWGLDIDRKVLAKAEQNARNAGVAHLIRFRQADIANLVNPCPDEVTGTLVSNPPYGERLGTTPALIALYSVLGQRLKQQFSNWQVSIFTGDVTLLDYLRLRAYRQFKAKNGPLECVQKNYQLSARKALNEEEGDTPSVEQSNNFSTSIENQIVAVDFANRLQKNCKKLEKWAKQQGLEAYRLYDADLPEYNLAVDRYADHIVIQEYAAPKNIDERKARQRLLDAVAATLQVTGVATNKLVLKVRQKQKGLNQYEKLANQGEYFFVEEYGAKLWVNLTDYLDTGLFLDHRLTRKMVGEMAKGKTFLNLFAYTGSCTVHAALAGAKTTTTVDMSNTYLNWAEQNMLLNDLEGSQHTFIQADCLQWIQECHQQYEVIFVDPPTFSNSKRMQQSWDVQRDHLQLLQQLKSILSPTGTIIFSNNKRGFKMDLAGLAEVGLTAVDITPKTLPLDFARNKHIHNCWLVTLDV, via the coding sequence ATGAAATCTCTATTTGCAACCACTGCACGTGGCTTTGAAGAATTATTAAAAACAGAATTAACACAATTAGGTGCAACAGAATGTTGTATTGCTCAAGGTGGGGTACATTTTAAGGCAAGTGATGAAGTGTTGTATAAAAGCTTGCTTTGGAGCAGATTAAGTTCAAGGATTTTGTTACCGTTAGTGAAAACAAAAGTTTTTACCGATTTAGATCTTTATACGGCGGTAGTCAATTTTAATTGGCAACAACATTTTGATGCCAATAGTACCTTTTTAGTCGATTTTAATGGGACTAATCGTCAAATACGCCATACGCAATATGGGGCTATGCGAGTAAAAGATGGCATAGTCGATCATTTTGAACGGCAAGGCGTTGCCCGTCCTAATGTAGATCGTCATTATCCTGATATTCGGATTCACGTCTATTTACAGCGTGATGATGCGGTTATTTCATTAGATTTAAGTGGTGAAGCATTACATTTACGTGGTTATCGGCAAGATACTGGTGCCGCACCATTAAGAGAGACACTTGCGGCAGCGATTATTGTTCGTTCTGGCTGGCAACTAGGTACTCCCTTAGTTGATCCAATGTGTGGTTCAGGGACGTTATTAATTGAAGCTGCTCAAATGGAAGCGAAAATTGCACCACAATTACAGCGAGTACATTGGGGATTTAATCACTGGAAAGGACATAACCAATCTGTCTGGCAACAAGTAAAGCAAGAAGCAGAACAGTTAGCCGATAGTCGTTTTTCAACTAATCCGCAACCGCATTTTTGGGGATTGGATATAGATCGCAAGGTATTGGCAAAAGCTGAACAGAATGCCAGAAATGCGGGGGTGGCTCACTTAATTCGTTTTCGCCAAGCTGATATTGCGAATTTAGTTAACCCTTGTCCAGATGAAGTTACAGGTACGCTAGTTTCTAATCCACCTTATGGAGAACGATTAGGCACTACCCCAGCCTTAATTGCACTGTATTCTGTTTTGGGGCAACGTTTGAAACAACAATTTTCAAATTGGCAAGTCTCTATTTTTACTGGTGATGTGACGTTACTAGATTATTTACGACTGCGAGCATATCGCCAATTTAAAGCTAAAAATGGGCCTTTGGAATGTGTACAAAAAAATTATCAACTTAGTGCACGGAAGGCATTAAATGAAGAAGAAGGTGATACTCCATCGGTTGAACAATCAAATAATTTTTCTACTTCAATAGAGAATCAGATTGTTGCGGTTGATTTTGCAAATCGATTACAAAAAAATTGTAAAAAACTTGAAAAATGGGCGAAGCAACAAGGTCTAGAAGCTTATCGTTTATACGATGCTGATTTGCCAGAATATAATTTAGCAGTTGATCGTTATGCGGATCATATTGTTATACAAGAGTATGCTGCACCGAAAAATATTGATGAACGAAAAGCGAGACAACGTTTACTTGATGCGGTGGCGGCAACGTTACAGGTAACGGGAGTTGCCACCAATAAATTAGTATTAAAAGTGCGACAAAAGCAGAAAGGATTGAATCAATATGAAAAATTGGCTAATCAGGGCGAATATTTTTTTGTCGAAGAATATGGTGCAAAATTGTGGGTCAATTTAACGGATTATCTGGATACTGGGTTATTTTTAGATCACCGCTTAACTCGTAAGATGGTAGGGGAAATGGCAAAAGGAAAGACTTTTCTTAATCTTTTTGCCTATACAGGTTCTTGTACTGTTCATGCTGCTTTAGCGGGGGCAAAAACCACTACAACGGTTGATATGTCAAATACCTATCTGAATTGGGCGGAACAAAATATGCTATTAAATGACTTAGAAGGTAGTCAACATACTTTTATTCAAGCCGATTGTTTACAATGGATTCAAGAATGTCATCAGCAATATGAAGTTATTTTTGTTGATCCGCCAACTTTCTCTAATTCTAAACGTATGCAACAAAGTTGGGATGTACAGCGAGATCATCTACAATTATTACAACAATTAAAAAGCATTTTATCTCCAACGGGTACAATTATTTTTTCAAATAATAAACGAGGTTTTAAAATGGATTTAGCTGGGTTAGCAGAAGTTGGATTAACAGCGGTTGATATTACACCTAAAACTTTGCCCCTTGATTTTGCACGGAATAAGCATATTCATAATTGCTGGTTAGTAACGTTAGATGTATAA
- the ptsH gene encoding phosphocarrier protein Hpr, translating into MYSKEITITAPNGLHTRPAAQFVKEAKAFTSEITVTSGEKSASAKSLFKLQTLGLTQGTVITISAEGEDEQKAVDHLVALIPTLE; encoded by the coding sequence ATGTACAGCAAAGAGATTACTATTACTGCCCCTAATGGTTTACACACTCGTCCAGCAGCTCAATTTGTCAAAGAAGCAAAAGCATTCACCTCTGAAATTACTGTCACTTCAGGTGAAAAAAGTGCGAGCGCAAAAAGTTTATTCAAATTACAAACACTAGGCTTAACGCAAGGTACTGTCATCACTATCTCTGCAGAAGGTGAAGATGAGCAAAAAGCGGTAGATCATTTAGTTGCTCTTATCCCAACTTTAGAATAA
- the rnd gene encoding ribonuclease D has protein sequence MKQKLSDFDYVLITTETELEQICQQARQQPVVALDTEFIRIRSYYPKLGLIQLYDGQQVSLIDPLQISDFTPFIELLADSKVLKLLHAGSEDLEIFQHQFQQMPIPMVDTQIMADFLGFPPSVGFAKLVEHFFEIHIDKAISRTDWLARPLSLKQCYYAGSDVFYLLPIYQKLQQQLVETQWYQAVIDESEALIYKRQRQIDPDLAYLEIGNAWRLNRQELAVLQKLAKWRLTEAIKRDLAPNFVLKSESLYRLAQTQPKHTSQLFELELHPNEIRHHGKKLLSLIAQAQRIDPTQYPPLVANIALNPNYKKAIRLLQNNIKKLTPTGLAPQLIGSKRLLHQLLTWYWQKNKTEKVPKLLQNWRKPFGEQLLILLQQEGI, from the coding sequence ATGAAACAAAAACTATCAGATTTTGATTATGTTTTAATTACAACAGAAACTGAGTTAGAGCAGATCTGCCAACAAGCTCGTCAACAACCTGTAGTTGCATTGGATACGGAATTTATTCGTATTCGGAGTTATTATCCAAAATTGGGATTAATTCAGTTGTATGACGGACAGCAAGTAAGTTTGATCGATCCATTGCAAATCTCAGATTTTACTCCTTTTATTGAGTTACTTGCAGACTCTAAGGTGCTGAAATTATTACATGCAGGGAGTGAGGATTTGGAGATTTTTCAACATCAATTTCAACAAATGCCAATACCAATGGTAGATACACAAATTATGGCTGATTTTCTTGGTTTTCCACCATCAGTAGGGTTTGCCAAGTTAGTTGAACATTTTTTTGAGATTCATATTGATAAAGCGATTTCTCGTACGGACTGGTTAGCTCGCCCTTTATCGCTTAAGCAGTGTTATTATGCTGGAAGCGATGTATTTTATTTATTACCTATTTATCAAAAATTACAGCAACAGCTAGTTGAAACACAATGGTATCAAGCGGTTATTGATGAGAGTGAAGCGTTAATCTATAAGCGTCAACGGCAAATCGATCCAGATTTAGCTTATCTGGAAATAGGTAATGCGTGGCGATTAAATAGACAAGAACTTGCGGTATTACAAAAATTAGCAAAATGGCGTTTAACTGAAGCGATTAAACGGGATCTTGCACCGAATTTTGTTCTTAAAAGTGAGTCTTTATATCGGCTTGCACAAACTCAACCGAAACATACTTCACAGTTGTTTGAGTTAGAGCTACATCCAAATGAAATTCGGCATCATGGGAAAAAATTACTGAGTTTAATTGCACAAGCACAACGGATTGATCCTACACAATATCCGCCTTTAGTCGCAAATATTGCTTTGAATCCGAATTATAAAAAAGCAATACGTTTGTTACAAAATAACATCAAAAAACTTACACCAACAGGTTTAGCACCACAATTAATTGGCAGTAAACGTTTGTTACATCAATTATTAACTTGGTATTGGCAAAAAAATAAAACAGAAAAAGTGCCTAAATTGTTACAAAATTGGCGTAAACCCTTTGGTGAACAATTACTGATTCTTTTACAACAAGAAGGAATTTAA
- the fadD gene encoding long-chain-fatty-acid--CoA ligase FadD yields the protein MEKLWLKNYPPESVMDEKTLAYQSLVEMFEKAVVAHPDRAAYVNMGQVLTYRKLEERSRAFAAYLQNELKLEKGDRVALMMPNILQYPIALFGVLRAGLIVVNVNPLYTPRELKHQLQDCGAKAIVVVSNFASTLEKVVFDTEVKHVILTRMGDQLSFGKRTLVNFVVKYIKKLVPKYRLPHAVTFREVLRIGKYRQYVRPEIVQDDLAFLQYTGGTTGIAKGAMLTHGNMITNIAQAKWLAAVFVGADVDKENRFMTIALPLYHVFSLTMNALLGIELGLTGILITNPRDIPNFIKELKRYRPIAITGVNTLFNALLNYDEIKDVDFSKLKLTVGGGMPIQQAVAQRWFDLTGNPILEGYGMTECSPLIACNTARFSRHVGKIGVPVPNTEIKIVNDDGEEVGLNQAGELWVKGQQVMQGYWNMPEETAKVLQDGWLATGDIVIMDDDYELKLVDRKKDMIIVSGFNVYPNEIEDVVMLNPKIAEAVVIGVPHSVSGEIIKVFAVKKDPSLTAEELRQHCRHYLTGYKIPKEVEFRDELPKSNVGKILRRLVREEELAKRTTTSVN from the coding sequence ATGGAAAAGTTATGGTTAAAAAATTATCCGCCTGAATCAGTGATGGATGAAAAAACTTTAGCATATCAATCTTTAGTTGAAATGTTTGAAAAGGCGGTGGTCGCACACCCTGATCGAGCGGCTTATGTCAATATGGGACAAGTATTAACATATCGTAAACTAGAAGAACGTAGTCGAGCTTTTGCCGCTTATTTGCAAAATGAATTAAAACTAGAAAAAGGTGATCGAGTAGCATTAATGATGCCGAATATCTTGCAATATCCGATTGCCTTGTTTGGCGTGCTACGTGCAGGCTTGATTGTTGTCAATGTTAATCCTTTATACACCCCACGGGAATTGAAGCATCAGTTGCAAGATTGTGGTGCAAAAGCGATAGTGGTGGTCTCTAATTTTGCTTCAACGTTAGAAAAAGTTGTTTTTGATACTGAAGTAAAGCACGTCATTTTGACCAGAATGGGTGATCAACTCTCTTTTGGAAAACGGACTTTAGTTAATTTTGTCGTTAAATATATTAAAAAGTTAGTGCCTAAATATCGTTTACCCCACGCAGTTACTTTTCGTGAAGTCTTGCGGATTGGAAAATATCGCCAATATGTTCGCCCTGAAATTGTGCAAGACGATCTTGCCTTTTTACAATATACAGGTGGTACGACAGGGATTGCAAAAGGGGCAATGTTGACTCACGGTAATATGATAACCAATATTGCACAAGCAAAATGGTTAGCTGCAGTTTTTGTTGGGGCAGATGTAGATAAAGAAAATCGTTTTATGACGATAGCATTACCGCTATATCATGTTTTTTCTTTAACAATGAATGCGTTATTAGGGATTGAATTAGGTTTAACGGGGATTTTAATTACCAATCCACGTGATATTCCAAATTTTATCAAAGAATTAAAACGTTATCGTCCTATTGCTATCACTGGCGTTAATACATTATTTAATGCTTTATTAAATTACGATGAGATTAAAGATGTTGATTTTTCAAAGTTAAAATTAACAGTTGGCGGTGGAATGCCTATACAACAAGCAGTTGCACAACGTTGGTTTGATTTAACGGGTAACCCAATCTTAGAAGGATATGGTATGACTGAATGTTCGCCATTAATCGCTTGTAATACTGCTAGGTTTAGTCGGCATGTTGGTAAAATCGGGGTTCCAGTCCCTAATACTGAGATTAAAATTGTAAATGATGATGGTGAAGAAGTTGGCTTGAATCAGGCGGGAGAACTTTGGGTGAAAGGTCAGCAGGTGATGCAAGGTTATTGGAATATGCCTGAAGAAACCGCTAAAGTCTTACAAGATGGTTGGTTGGCAACTGGAGATATTGTCATAATGGATGATGATTATGAATTGAAACTGGTTGATCGTAAGAAAGATATGATCATTGTTTCTGGTTTTAATGTTTATCCAAATGAAATTGAAGATGTTGTGATGCTGAATCCGAAAATAGCAGAAGCGGTGGTGATTGGGGTACCGCATTCTGTATCAGGTGAGATAATCAAAGTCTTTGCGGTGAAAAAAGATCCTAGTTTAACCGCAGAAGAATTACGCCAACATTGTCGCCATTATTTGACTGGCTATAAAATTCCTAAAGAAGTTGAATTTCGTGATGAGCTACCAAAAAGTAATGTAGGTAAAATTTTACGTCGTTTAGTGAGAGAAGAAGAACTTGCTAAACGTACGACAACTTCAGTTAATTAA